DNA sequence from the Hemitrygon akajei chromosome 8, sHemAka1.3, whole genome shotgun sequence genome:
AGAGGTGTGGGGTTTATTCCCGGTGGATGCACAGGGTGACACCGTCGTAGTTGTCCATCCAGAAATGGCATTCATCAGGGAAGTTGCATTTATAATGCAAGTGACTATCACATTTCACTACATGGACTACACATCCATCCACATTGTCTTTGAAATAACTGGCAATATCGCTTGCTTTATTCCAGCCTAATTTTAAAACGCTGGTTAACGCATACTGCCAGTCcgatttatccattaactgtctGATGCAAGTTACATCAACTGGCTGTGGGTTGGTACTATAGGAGACAACAATGTTAACATTATTCAGCCTGAAATAGTGAAAGTAGTTATGGCCAATAACACAGTGATTGCTGTATCCGCTGATACCATCGTAGACCCGCACTGACCAAGTGACCCAGTCGTATTTGTTAGCCAAAGCTTCCAGTATGTAATGTGAACATTCCTTGttatttctctctcccttctccttcaccatccTCTTTACATCTATCTTCGCCTGCTCCACAAACTCATTGATGCACCAATCTATCATGGATTTCATTTTGGCCTCTATTTCAGCCTGTTTCTGATTCCATTCCAACACCAGAGCCGTTACATCATTCCCGGTAATGCCAGCGTGTCCCAGCAGGGCAATCAGGCCGATACAGAAGAGATATTTCAGTCGGGCACAGAGACTCTCCATCAGGCGCCGGTTCCTCCGGTCACAGTTCATGGCAGTCTCCAGGATGGGCTTTGCAAAGATGGCAGTGTTACCCATTACCCCGTCATAAAGAGTGTGGAGGTTCTGGTCTCCCTTGGTCGCATCAAAGTGTTTGAGGAACTCTGACTTCTCCTTGTGTCGAAATGCTGGTGCTGCGTTGAGAATGCTCATGTACTTCCTGAACTGGTTCTTGAGATTTTCTTCAATGGGGAAATACTGGCTGTTGATGGTGCTTCTCTCAATCTCCCGAAGGACTTCTGAAATCTGCCCGGAGATGATGTCTAGCTGGTTCCTAACGATCTGGAACTGCTCCTTCATGAAGGCCAGCTCTGGGCTGTCCACGTTACTCAAAGATAGCTTAACGGTCACTGAGGCTAACCCAATGACAGGGCCCAACACCCCGAGTGTGGAGGCCAGGTTCCTTGTagactgtgagaatatcacagcGGCACGTGCAGCCTCCACAGCCGATTGGGACAGTTGCAGGACATCCTCAACAGTTAGAGACATGGTTCAGTCAACTGCTCAGGCTCTGTGGTCAGTTCCTTCTCTGCAATCTAAGCAGAAAAGACGACTTTGACTGAAATGCCCACAAATTGTTTGGGGATATTTTAGCAGATTGTGGACTGAGAAAAAAGAATATCCAATACTTATGGGTGGATTAGTTCCTGAGCAACATGGAGGTGCAGCGGTTAGAGCAACAGCATTACAGTATCAGTAACatggattcaattcctgctgctgtctctaaggagtttagacattctccccgtgactgcatgggttttttcCTGGCTGCTGCAAATTACTCCAACATTACAAAAACATATAGCTTAGcaatggttagtaagttgtggagaTGTTACAGTAGAGCATGCAGCAAGGAGACACTTATGGCCTGGCCTGAATCGTCCGACTGCATTGGTTACTGATGCAAATGACACGTATCACAGTAATTTCAATACACGTGTGTCAAATAAAGCTTACCTTTCATAATTAAGATAAACAAGGTAACATGTCTCAATTATGTCCCACTGGATCGGACATCCGCCATCATGATGTCGAGAAGCAGGTTATGATACACGTATACCCCAGCCCCAACCTTCCAGATAAACTCTGCACTCTGAAATTCACCAGGCACCAGCAGATGCCACCTCCCTGGCCCGACACTCATCCTGGGAGTATTTGGATTGTAGATACCCAAGTTCCACCATTATGTTTTTCTACTTCCACCTTCAATACTTTCATCTCACCACCAAACCCTGTGAGCTGGGACTCAACAGGAGAGGGGGGTGTACGTGAGGAGAGGGGGGCAAAGAGGGGGGTGCACGAGGAGAGGGGGCAAAGAGAGGGGGGcaaagagagggagatggagaagagatGAAAGAGAGGGAGTGGACTAAAGCAGACAGGGAGATGAGGGGGAggcaggggtgggggagggggtctgGAAGGGGGGTGGAAGAGAGAAGGTAGAGGAGAGGGGCTTGATGAAAGATGGTTGAGGAGGTAGGGTAGAGGAGAGAGGGTGTAAAGGGGAAGGGCGAGGGGAAAGGAAGAGAAgcgagaggaggggagggaaatgggagagggaagtggagaggaGAAGGGGTACGCTTGAGAGGGAGTGCGCTCGAGAGTGGTGAGGGTCAGAGGGTTGACAATGGTGTGAGAATGGGGTGATGAGGAAGAGAGGTGAGAAGGAGGAGAGATAGTGAGGTGCAGA
Encoded proteins:
- the LOC140732482 gene encoding protein rapunzel-like encodes the protein MSLTVEDVLQLSQSAVEAARAAVIFSQSTRNLASTLGVLGPVIGLASVTVKLSLSNVDSPELAFMKEQFQIVRNQLDIISGQISEVLREIERSTINSQYFPIEENLKNQFRKYMSILNAAPAFRHKEKSEFLKHFDATKGDQNLHTLYDGVMGNTAIFAKPILETAMNCDRRNRRLMESLCARLKYLFCIGLIALLGHAGITGNDVTALVLEWNQKQAEIEAKMKSMIDWCINEFVEQAKIDVKRMVKEKGERNNKECSHYILEALANKYDWVTWSVRVYDGISGYSNHCVIGHNYFHYFRLNNVNIVVSYSTNPQPVDVTCIRQLMDKSDWQYALTSVLKLGWNKASDIASYFKDNVDGCVVHVVKCDSHLHYKCNFPDECHFWMDNYDGVTLCIHRE